One genomic region from Microtus ochrogaster isolate Prairie Vole_2 unplaced genomic scaffold, MicOch1.0 UNK46, whole genome shotgun sequence encodes:
- the Clec9a gene encoding C-type lectin domain family 9 member A, with protein MHEEEIYSSLQWDSPPSEAAQKCLSSSKCSGICCVTTVISCVFCVGLLATSIFLGIKFFQVSSLAMSQQERLIQQDRALQNLTEWQRNYALQMKNCQALQQRSPPSGSNCSPCPHNWIQNGQSCYYVSQIWKIWNGSKENCSKEGARLLQIDSKEEMDFIVCSLWKLRRGVEYWVGVYQEGLSRSWIWQDGSSPPSDWLPTESQSSVSQTCGYLKDRSLFSANCSSRRYFICEKNVFRSCI; from the exons ATGCACGAGGAGGAGATATACAGCTCTCTTCAGTGGGATAGTCCACCCTCAGAGGCTGCTCAGAAATGTCTGTCTTCTAGCAAATGTTCAG GAATATGCTGTGTCACGACGGTGATttcctgtgtgttctgtgtgggCTTATTAGCAACATCCATTTTCTTGGGCATCAAGT TCTTCCAGGTGTCCTCTCTTGCAATGAGTCAGCAGGAAAGACTCATCCAGCAGGATAGAGCATTGCAAAACCTCACAGAGTGGCAGAGAAACTACGCCCTGCAGATGAAAAACTGCCAAGCCTTGCAGCAAAGGTCTCCTCCTTCAG GTAGTAACTGCAGCCCTTGTCCACACAACTGGATTCAGAATGGACAAAGTTGTTACTATGTTTCTCAAATTTGGAAAATTTGGAATGGCAGCAAGGAAAATTGTTCAAAGGAGGGCGCAAGACTCCTTCAAATAGACAGCAAAGAAGAAATG GATTTTATCGTCTGCAGCCTGTGGAAGCTCAGAAGAGGGGTTGAATACTGGGTGGGAGTGTATCAAGAGGGACTCAGCAGATCTTGGATCTGGCAAGATggttcctctcctccctctgactG GTTGCCAACAGAGAGTCAGTCATCAGTCAGCCAGACCTGTGGATACCTCAAAGACCGTtccctcttctcggctaactgcAGTAGCAGGAGATACTTTATCTGTGAGAAGAATGTATTCAGATCCTGCATCTAA